A single Nostoc sp. PCC 7107 DNA region contains:
- a CDS encoding nucleoside monophosphate kinase codes for MRLVILGGSGSGKSTQAQRLGRHFDIPQISTGEILREAIANYSELGRHAQPYVARGELVPDEMMIELMRLRLKKLDVVGGWILEGYPRTAFQSEELDFLLETLGQQLDWAIYLQVPQAIMVSRSLGRSLPDDQPEIVQRRVEIFYDRTIPILEYYDRRRRLLTINGDQVPEMVEQTILNLLMSAEC; via the coding sequence GTGAGATTAGTGATTCTGGGAGGTTCAGGATCAGGTAAAAGCACTCAAGCGCAAAGGCTTGGCAGACACTTTGATATACCTCAGATTTCTACGGGTGAAATTTTACGGGAAGCGATCGCTAACTATAGCGAACTCGGTCGTCATGCACAACCCTATGTAGCCAGAGGTGAGTTAGTCCCCGATGAAATGATGATTGAATTAATGCGGCTGCGACTAAAAAAACTTGATGTTGTTGGTGGTTGGATTTTAGAAGGTTATCCCCGCACGGCCTTTCAATCGGAAGAATTAGATTTTTTATTGGAGACTTTAGGACAACAGTTAGATTGGGCAATTTATTTACAAGTACCACAAGCCATCATGGTCAGCCGTTCTCTAGGCCGTTCTTTACCAGATGACCAACCCGAAATTGTCCAACGTCGAGTGGAAATATTTTACGATCGCACTATCCCGATTTTAGAATACTACGACCGTCGCCGCCGCCTGTTAACAATCAACGGTGATCAAGTACCGGAAATGGTAGAGCAAACTATCCTCAATCTGCTGATGAGTGCTGAGTGCTGA
- the rph gene encoding ribonuclease PH, with translation MAWQRPDGRQPYELRPVSFQSGFTRFAPGSVLAKCGDTQVLCNVSINEGVPRFLNGSGKGWLTAEYRMLPAATQQRQERELLKLSGRTQEIQRLIGRSLRATIDFEALGERTITVDADVLQADAGTRTTAITGGFVALAQAISQLLQRGVLERSPLSGQVAAVSVGLLEGEAYLDLNYPEDVAATVDFNVVMDHHLGIIEVQGTAEEGSFSRTQLNQLLDCAEKGIQELLIAQREAIPGWENLFEV, from the coding sequence ATGGCATGGCAGCGTCCCGACGGCAGACAACCTTACGAACTTCGTCCTGTAAGCTTTCAGTCTGGGTTTACTCGTTTTGCGCCTGGTTCGGTGCTGGCTAAATGTGGTGATACTCAGGTACTTTGTAATGTCAGCATCAATGAGGGAGTGCCAAGATTTTTAAACGGGAGTGGTAAAGGTTGGTTAACGGCTGAGTACCGAATGTTACCCGCAGCCACACAGCAGCGCCAAGAACGAGAATTGTTAAAGCTGTCTGGGAGGACTCAAGAAATTCAACGTTTAATTGGACGCAGCTTAAGGGCAACAATAGATTTTGAGGCGTTGGGAGAACGGACAATAACTGTGGATGCTGATGTGTTACAAGCAGATGCAGGAACGAGAACCACAGCCATTACAGGGGGTTTTGTCGCCTTAGCGCAGGCAATTTCCCAATTATTACAGCGTGGGGTGTTAGAGCGATCGCCTTTATCTGGACAAGTGGCAGCCGTTTCTGTAGGTTTATTAGAAGGTGAAGCATATTTAGATTTAAACTACCCAGAAGACGTAGCAGCTACAGTCGATTTCAACGTCGTGATGGATCATCATTTGGGCATAATTGAAGTGCAGGGAACGGCGGAAGAAGGTAGTTTTAGCCGTACACAGTTAAATCAACTGCTTGATTGTGCCGAAAAAGGCATTCAAGAATTACTAATTGCTCAACGCGAGGCTATTCCTGGCTGGGAAAATCTTTTTGAAGTCTGA